A segment of the Lycium ferocissimum isolate CSIRO_LF1 chromosome 10, AGI_CSIRO_Lferr_CH_V1, whole genome shotgun sequence genome:
CACTCCCTCATTCCGTTTGTAAACATCTGCCAATTCACAAACATTCTCAGTATCCTAAAAGCAACACAGAAGATAAACATTAAACTACTCAAATAACACAACTAAATATGTCATGTTATCTGCTGCACAGTCTAATAAAAAACTTGGAAGAAATAACTATTCAGCTTATCCATTTAAAGCAAACATTTGATTGTTCATTTCTCAATAGAACTCTGTTAAATTTCTCACCAGTTGTTTTAACCCTTGTTCCATCAATAGAACTTAGTAAAATTTCTCATTAGCTGTTTTAACCCCTGTTTCAAGATAACAGTGTGCAATACTTCTCAGTAGCATGTAATTTCACACAGACATTAAATTCTTTGATAGTAGACAAGAGGGGGCTGCTCAGATGGTAAGCGCGTCGAGTCATCAAGGGAGCAAAGGAGGGAGCTCTTGGGGGAGgggttttaaaaattaaaaaaaatactttgacaacaacaacaacaacaacgagcccagtataatcccaccatgtggggtgCAGGGAGGAGTAGAGTGTCATGgaacctaacccccaccttgaaaggtagggcggctgtttccgaaaaagaaaaaaaaatactttgacAGCAAAGAGTAAATTTGGTagcatatatttttcttcaatgGTCTCTTTACTACCGTAGGAGGACCCAAAAACTCCCAATTTATTCTCGTACCGGAGCAACTGGTAATACCAAGAAACCTTTTGGCCTGTCTATAGTTGTGAAACCATATTTTTCTGCTTTTGCTGCGACATCTGAGTGAACGACGGTTCGTCCAAAGTGAACACACATATTAATGGTGAGTGCAActgtaaactaaaaaaaaaaaagttcttaaAATCATTTCCTTCTACAAAGTGAACCATGTATCTCAATCCATGAACTGAACAAATTGAAAGCAAGAGATCTTTCTGGAAGCGTGTCAAAGAAATCTGAACCGCCTGATGCCAAATTTCAGTTGATCAACAATAATATTCATCTTCACGAAACCAGCCATCACCCAAGAATTATCTGCCAATTAGAGATTACTTACTAAACCAGAGAAGAACTTTGTTTGGCAAGTTTTTGATCTTATCAAAGGAAGGGCAGTCACtaagtttaaaattttgaaagcaATAAGTtggattataaaaataaatgttaCCATATCTACAACTCTGACCGGCTCGTAAGTTTTCTCCAAGTAGTTCGCTATCATTTTGCAATCATCTGATTCTTTCTTTAAGGGACAAAGAGAACAACCGAGGTTCTTGTAACGCTCAAAGAGAGGGTCATCAAGTGTAGAGCTAGACATGTCTTCTATAATACGTGAGGTAAAATTGATCTTTTGAACAGATACCCTACAGGGCAGAATTCCATGACCAACTATGAAAACTTATCAATCTCGAAATGGCTGTagagaaatggaagaaaaggaTGATCAAGGGATTGTTTTTGATAAGCAAGGGATTGTAAAATTTCTCTTTCGATCTGAGCACGAAGAATCTTCTTGAGGCTAGCTAGAGATGCTTTATCCATGACTTCCATAGCGGAGTAACATTTGGTTCCACAACCCAATCTTTTCAGCAGTCTGAAATGGCTCAAACCTAAGCTTTGCACTAGCAACGTGGTGTTCAAGGGCAATCccttaaattgggacgaagggagtatttATTAACAAAAATACCatctaaatttttatttttgagggACTTCAAGGGCAATTTTGTCTCTAACCATGCTTCTGCATGTATTAATAGTCGTGGTATTGCTAATACCATAGTTTGCtatgtattagttatacataAGATAATACCAAATAGGGTGTATAAATAATACTTGCATTCACTCTAAATAcatcctaccaaacgacccctaagagaTTAGAACCTAGGTTCTCAGTTATAATAACGAGAGGGAAGGATTTTGTTTGCTGACCATGGAACACAGTAAAGGCATGTTATTACAGAACGCTTAACTGCTATGGAGATGCAGAGCCCTTCAAAATTTTGCAGTTTTGGTTGGATACATCTACATAAAGCATAGCTTAAAAGGGGATTCATTCACAATAGAACGAATCCGGAAAACAAAATGAGTGAAGATAAACACACGGTGTAGTTGAAATCTTCAATCTCAAGTGAAAGTAAGGAACAATCTGAATATCAAATCTCACCTACAATTGCAATTTAACCTTGATAAACTTGTACCCCATTTTAAGGTCCCCCCAGTACGTGACAAAGATAGATAATAATATTTCCTACCATTGAACAATCAGAAGCACCCTCGGAAAATAAAATCCGTCAATCCAAAGAAAAGATcagcccttaattttttttaattattccgGATATAACAaaatctttcttcttctattgTCATGTAATCATCCATAATGAACTGGTGCAGTAGTTTACGAGCAGTGTCATTTTTTGTCCGGTGAAGGTTCTATTGATTACCTATGCCAAAAGAATTTCATGTGGGTGTATTAATGGATAAGTCATAGACGTGACAATTGGTTGTAAATTTGTGATTATGTGAAGTCAGTAAAGTGTGTTTTCCGATGGATTCACCTCTAATTCTAAATACATTGTGAAACATATAATTGAATGTTTCTTTTCAAAAGGTAAGAAAGGAGGAGCAGAATACCTCAAGCGGTCAACTCTTGATTGCAGTTTTTTAGCATAGAATTACACGTTGCTATTCAGTATCTAAAATAATTGGAGTTCCATCAGTATGCCTAATGAACAACTCCTGAGACAAGATTGCGACAAATTTGAGCAATGGTACATTCATTACAAAACAATATACCCAGTggaatcccacaaagtgggttctggggagggtagagtgtacgtagaccttaaccctaccttgggaggtagagaggttggtTCCGGTAAAAATCGATTGCTCCCATCCATTaaaaactactaaaaaaaattagaaaaacaagTAAAGTCGGTAAAGGAATGTATACCTAGTATGCCTTGTCCATGACTGCATTACCCAAGGGAAATGGATTATTATTGACTCCTGTACTATGACCCTTTGCTATCCTCATCTACTGCAATCCGTCAACAACTCTTCATTGCATTGAGGTGGCCTACATTGAGAGAAACAGATCTGTGCCTCGTGCTTAAGAATCAGGGTGAAAACTTTTGGGCTTAAAGTTAGTAACCGCTGTTGTGGGTTCAGTTTTCATTTGATAGAAACTTTGGGATTCTTCaataagcctttttttttttaatcgatCTTCACAAACAGGTGCTTCTTTTACAAGGCGTGTGTTTACttttactactccctctgtcccaattatGTGATACACtatcctttttagtctgtcccagaaagaatgatacatttttatatttagaaataatttctCTAAAATTCCCCTTATacacttaatgaaatgattcacaaccatacaaatatctatgacctgttttagaccacaagtttcaaaagtcttccattctttcttaaactccgtgcctggtcaaactatatcacataaattggaacagagggagtaataaataagagaaagcaaaataataggaaaaaggaaaaaatacataaataagaTTCCTAACTTTtaagaggtgccacatcaccagGCCCATGTccctcctttatatatataaatagattATAAAGCATctaatattattaattaataactTCTCTTCCTCATATTTGTGATTGTGATCACCTCCCATTTTCCAAATCACAACTGGAAAACACTGTTGTTAGATTCATTACTTTACACTATGTTTTAGACGGAAATATTCAAGCTTATTTCCAGCAAAGCAGGCAAATAGTTAGCTGAAAAGtcattttcattaaattatCATCTAGTGGCAGCTTGGCATGGAACTCCCTCCAAAAAACAAAGATTTTCTAAAAGGAATTCTTAAAGTAATTACACATATAGTCAGTCATTGGACTAAATTTCTGTAACAACAACGTTAGAAAACTAAATTTTGtaactaaaaaataaatcaaatattCGTACCTTTCGCATTAAAGATCATCAAACAGCTCGGCATCAACAGTTACAACTATGTGTGAGATAAATTTGCCAAACAAGCAATGCCACATCATTAACACTTATAACATGAACTCGAAGTGTTGATTGACTGTTCTCAAGAGAGAGTGGCTCAGGGAAAATTGGGTAAGTATACAAAATGGACATGATCAACTGGGATAGGTTATAGGACATCACAAATTATAATCGTAAAGCATTCAACATTAGCTACAGATTAAGAAATTTTCCAATTCCAGTGCAAGAAAACTAGAAACAAGTCAAACCTCCACTCATTATGGCTTAACCATATAATTCATGTATATTATAGTGTCTACAAATATAAATCAGGAAGGGTCCGAAGTGGGTTGGGAAAAAATATATCCTAACCAAAAACATTGCATTATCACAAAGTATAATCGAGTTTCAGAGAAAGTTCTAGTCATTTGGTCGAACAAGGCCTTAGAGACAAACAATCATCTTTTCCTTCATTGTAGAGTCACAGAACAAGTATGGGCATCATTCATCAGTTTGGCCAAGGTGAATCGGTCAATTTCAGAACAAACTGCAGATCTCCTAAGCTGCTGGATTAAGAGGGGAGGTAGCAAGAGTCAAAAGATGTGGTGGAAGACAATACCTGCTTGCATTTGGTGCAGCatattggaaagaaagaaaagataggATCTTTGAAGACAAACCATACAGAAGATCAAGTGGAAGGTCATCACTTCTTTAggtttttggtgtaaagaacaACGTATAGAAGAGGAAGTTCAGTTAGTGGATTTCATAGGATTATTGTAACTAGCTCTAGTAAGTGTAAATTATTGGAGGTGGCCAGCATGCCCTTAATACTGAGGAATATAAAGTTAccggtttcaaaaaaaaaaaaatcccttaaGATAAGCATGTATGCCCCCAGGTTGTGACTTACGCGATAACATTTGCCACTTCCATGGCATGCAGGAGGATCCAATCTCCTTTATGATATTTCAATATTTGGAACACATGGAAAAAGTTGCATGCAAGCTGACACATTCTTTATGCAGAACACTACCAACTCAACTAAATACACCATttgataattaagaaaacaacaaaattaGAAAAGTAAAGCTAATGCCAGTAGGCTTTTTATACAAGGTACAGAAGCTTAAACATACTTTATGTAGAATATTATCAACTCAACTAAAAGCATCATTAGATAACTTTAAAGAACACCAAAATTAGAAAGGTGATGGATGAGAATTATAAAGTGAGGAGTTAAGCTATTGGCAGCACACTCTTTATATAAGCCCCAAAAGCATGTAACCCATTTGGCAGAGTGACTACATTCCCAGTTTTATGATCtaaattataaaaatacaaaaaaccgCTGTCCAAAAAGTACAATAGAAGTTCACCGTCTTGGTTGTAGAAAAGCTTTATCTTCTGATACATGTTTATAGGTACTTCCCCGCCGTAAGGGAACCCAACAGGAATCTTAACCTTATACCTTTTGTTCCATGCCCACATTTCGTAGTCGTCCAAGATCCATATATCCACTGCAGGCTCAGGGAAAAGCAAGTGACAAAAAGACAAATGGTTTTCCTTCACAAAGAGAGTCATCATTTTATGCTCCTTCACTGTGTTGCACACACTTCCAGGATGAGGCTTAACAGAGAGTTCTTCCTTATCGATTGTAGAAACAATGATTCCATTATTTTGACAACTATAAGTAAGGCCCTTCTTTTCTAAATCGGCGTAAATGATCCAATGCAATGCTCCATTAACAACTGTTGAAGAGCTATACGGCAAAAAGTTGAAATTAGCGGATGAACGGATTTTCCTCCAAGTCCGTGTCTtgaatatatatactaaatactGACAGAAACTGCCTCGTATTTGCGCATAAAGAAGTTTGAATTCTCGAGAAAAATAAAGCGCACACAATCGGCCGGGTTCATGTGTATGGTGTACAAATACTTCCTCTAGTGTTATGGGGTTCAAAACATAATATTTAGTAGCAGGCCGCCGAGAACTAGTCCGCCAAGAATTACTCATAAACAGAAGAGCTCCTTGACAAGAGTATACAATATAAGGGGAGTAGTAGCATGGTCCCCACTTAAGCAGAGGTTggggagaaaggtatgtaagctcCCCTGGCTTGTGCTTGTTAGCAAAAGACACATAAAGGTGTTTGTCAGCCTTGCTAGAAAGATATAAATTATCATGATGCAGAAGAAGCAGGGGTCTAGCTCTGCTGAGATGTAATGTGGTAAAATAGTGTGATGAGATCAAAGCTCTCAAATCCCTACAGTCCCTTCGACATCTAGCAAGGGTACGTATCGGAAGTCTAGTCAGGATATCAATGATGAGACAATCAGGCAAGGATCGAAAAGTTTCAGCAAGTTGGTCGTCGTCATCACATTCACCCCTACATATTTTGTCAAATAGTGAACCCAACACTTGTGTGAAGCATTCAAGTGCCATAACCTAGGATTGGCGAATTTCCCTGTAATATAATACTATCATTCAGAATTTTGAAAGATGGGTATGataataatagaaaagaaaCGCAAATCATAAAAACATGGACATGAGTAGGTAGGTAAATCTGATAGAAGCAAATCAAGAAGATAAATAACTACTGGGGAAAGGAACTTACAAAAAGTTGCAGATCAGATGGGTTTGAGTGGGCCTAAATAAAGACTAGGTTTTTTTCCCTTCAGGAATCCATCGGTATACAAATTGTTTTTGGTTTTGGACTTAATAATGTTGAGAAAATGGTCCCTTCTCTTTGACTTTAGACTCAAATCATCCCCTTCTTTAAAGGGGTTTGGGTCCATATAATAGGGGGAAAACATAAGTAGGCAAGTTTTCAGAAAATTTTACAAAGTCAAATCCCAACCAAGATTCTCTCTTCCCATAAAACACTCAATAGCAAATCCAAGATTTCTCTTTCCCTTAAACCGAAATATTGGTAAAGATGGAAATGGATCCCCTAATTATTGGGTTTTGGCGTTTAAAATGGAATTCCCATTATAGCGGCAGCTTAGCcccttgtttggatggttgtttacTGTGGTTCATTATTGTAGGGTTTTCATTGATGCCACGTTTATTTTTACTGTTCTTAAAAGTATGTTGCAAGATGTCGTAAACCCGTTGTAATTCCGTGATTTCTATGTCCAGTTTTTCTATAGCGCATATGCTGCTATTCAGAGAGTGCATTTTACTAGCGAAGACTTTTTGCATTGTAATGCTCGTAGTTGAATGTaccaaaaaagtacttttttaaaaattgtatatGTTGTCAATCATATTGTTTTGAACTGCTTGTCCCTATCTGACTTttcttatgttttctcttgagcagGTTTTTCAGAGATCGCCtctctaccttccaaggtagaggtaaggtatGCGTACACTTTACTGGGCAAAATTATGCCTATTCGGCAAAGGTTTAGCGTAAGATAAACTTTTACTCAAAATTATGCCTTAAAGCAAATCTCTGCTTAAAAGGCAAACTTCTGCCTatataggcctaattttgctgcaaaacctctgccttgcatttttttttttccgtatgAACAGGGTTTCTAACTCAGAAATAGGTTTTtaggtgaaggacaaaaattaaagattccaaatttgaggggcaaaaatcaaagaccattgcctttgaagggcatccACACAAAAAAACGATAAATCAAAGACCGTTGCCTTTGAATTGTGCCTTGCTAAATTCTGCTTTAAGGTAGATGACAAAAGTTACAGACCACCAATTTAAgagacaaaacttaaagacctccaatttgaaggtcaaaaattaaagaccaccccaaattcACTCAGCCCACGTAGCAATCCTTATTTGCTGATACTATAACCGTTTTTCATCGATGCTTAATTACCAATAGTTACTCTGCCCAATTAATTCTCTGCTTATATTTTCCCCTCATATATACtatcttcttattctttttttttttttttttgtctattcTCCATATGTTGTGCCTTTGTGCATAATTTACTGTGGACTAAAAATATCGTGTATGATCTTATTTTTTAAGCTTCTCATTTTTGTAAATTAGTTTTTGATATCATATATCGATTCTAAGCAACAACGCAATATGTTGGATTTTAGTTTGTTTTCTTACAATTATCATTCGTAGTGCATCAATTTTTgatatgttgtttcttgtagGATTAAAGAGAAGATCAAATGATCTACACATGAAAAGAACACTAGAAAATAACTATGGGGAAATTTGAGGAGAAGGACAAAGGCATTATCATCACTAGCCACTTGACGTGAATATTCTTTTTGGTAATGTTTTTTCGGCATTATCATCACTAGCCACTTGACGTGAATATTCTTTTTGGtaatgtttttttctttgtttcgtCCAAATAGTTTAATATCATttagtactttttaaatttgacTTTGCAAAAGGAAAATCAATTTCCTTTTCATCACATGCAATGtatctaactttttttttttttttttaataattggaGTATTTAAATGACTTAAGTTTTCAGAAAATTTTACAAAGTCAAATCCCAACCAAGATTCTCTCTTCCCATAAAACACTCAATTAAATATAGCAAATCCAAGATTTCTCTTTCCCTTAAACCGAAATATTGGTAAAGATGGAAATGGATCCCCTAATTATTGGGTTTTGGCGTTTAAAATGGAATTCCCATTATAGCGGCAGCTTAGCcccttgtttggatggttgtttaaTGTGGTTCATTATCGTAGGGTTTTCATTGATGCCACGTTTATTTTTactgttcttaaaattatgttgCAAGATGTCGTAAACCCGTTGTAATTCCGTGATTTCTATGTCCAGTTTTTCTATAGCGCATATGTTGCTATTCAGAGAGTGCATTTTACTAGCCAAGACTTTTTGCATTGTAATGCTCGTAGTTGAATGTaccaaaaaagtacttttttaaaaattgtatgtgttgttaatcatattgtttTGAACTGCTTGTCCCTATCTGACTTttcttatgttttctcttgagctgGTCTTTCGGAGATCGCCtctctaccttccaaggtagAGGTGAGGTATGCGTACACTCTACTGGGCAAAATTATGCCTATTCGGCAGAGGTTTAGCGTAAGACAAACTTTTACTCAAAATTGTGCCTTAAAGCAAATCTCTGCTTAAAAGGCAAACTTCTGCCTatataggcctaattttgctgcAAAACCTCTGTCTtgcgattttattttttaaaattttcgtaTGAACAGGGGTTCTAACTCGGAAATAGGTTTTtaggtgaaggacaaaaattaaagattccaaatttgaggggcaaaaatcaaagaccattgcctttgaagggcatccACACAAAAAAACGATAAATCAAAGACCGTTGCCTTTGAATTGTGCCTTGCTAAATTCTGCTTTAAGGCTGATGACAAAAGTTACAGACCACCAATTTAAgagacaaaacttaaagacctcCAATTTGAAggtaaaaaattaaaggccacccCAAATTCACTCAGCCCACGTAGAAATCCTTATTTGCTGATACTATAACCGTTTTTCATCGATGCTTAATTACCAATAGTTACTCTGCCCAATTAATTCTCTGCTTATATTTTCCCCTCATATATACtatcttcttattctttttttttttttttttttttttttttttttgggtctatTCTCCATATGTTGTGCCTTTGTGCATAATTTACTGTGCACTAAAAATATCGTATATGatcttatttttttaagctTCTCATTTTGTAAATTAGTTTTGATATCATATATTGTTTCTAAGCAACAACGTAATATGTtggattttaatttattttcttacaaTTATCATTCGTAGTGTATCAATTTTTGATTTGTTGTTTCTTGCAGGATTAAAGAGAAGATGTACATAAAAAGAAGACTAGAAAATGACTATGGGAAAATTTGAGAAGGACAAAGGCATTATTATCACTAGCCACCTTACGTGAATATTCTTTTTGGTAATGTGTTTTCTTGGTTTCATCCAAATAGTTTAATATCATTTAATCCTTTTTAAATTTGACTttgcaaaaagaaaatcaatttcgtTTTCACCACATGCAAcatatctaatttttttttaataactagAGTGTTTAAatgacttaattttatttatactGAAtgttttttgctcttttttttttttccgcttaatctccttttatttcattattttagcTAGATAACTAATTTGATTCTTTATTTTGGTAGGTGGTTAGAGACAGAGGTGGACCCAGGATTTTAAGACGGTTGGGGCACCATTATCTTAACATAAACgccaacaaaaaatttaatgacGATTGAGAGATAATATTGTGTCGGACCGGTCACTAATAGCGTAGCAGTGGcgaaaatacaagtatataggtcaaatatgattttttagtaatacataaaatttaacacagtgaagaaaatgaaagagataGCTTAGTGGTTAAGGCTGTGCAACATGTGTTAACGGTGCAGGTTCGACTCTGGGTGAGCTCATTTAACGCttattattttcctaaaaataggctaaaaaacataactaaaagtgaCATTCGGGTGCGATCTGGGGTGACATGTAAGGGAAGCTGCAGTTGCCAACCAACATGCCCCTCATTTGTTAGAGtgcacaattaaatatatattaatttctcaaggtatatacgcatatatatacataatttttttcgaAGCTAACGAGTGCACGTGCAATCCCATCCTTTCATATGGGTCCGCCTCTGATTAGAGATGTGATAAACTGTCAAAGAATAGAAACATCAAAAGAAACTATCTAcaaaaaatagttaattatTTGGTTCATCGCCATTAATTTTGCGTGCTAGAAggtttgattttagttttaaaagatAATGtcactaaaataaaattatatttctcAATATACAACtaaaattaaattgaatgtTTTTATTTGTTGATTATTACTATAGTTAAACATAATATGAAGCctacaaaaatttatttttaattttaccttttatttttaatactccttaaaaaattcttatataaaagttaaataacTTTTATTAGGTAACGATACATTTAATTGTACATTACATTAAAGTATAGACTCCAAATAACACAAATATATGAATTAGCTAATGAACTAACACCAAAAGGATGTTGGCGGTTTTTTTTTCCATAGAAGAAAAGGATAGTATCATTTCATATCACTAATATGCGACACTTCAGTTATGCCTATATTTAAGTTTGTTtgggttttttgttttttcttttctttttcgcCATTCTTTTCCTCATCTTTTTTTATTGAGAGAccttattgtttttttttatttaatacaATTCAACCGTAATACTAAAAACACAAAAGTCACAATTGAAAACCCAATCATTTGCTTTAATTAGTAAAGTCCAAAAAATAGTTgtttccatttttcattttgttagaACTAGTCAACTTGTCCGCGCGAAACAAAAAATCTCTTCCAACATtgaaatattaataatattttagtcTTCAACTACAGATGGATCCTCAATTGAGAATTTTTTATCTAGTAACTGAGGGAAAACTACAAAAATAAAGTAATATTTAATTAGTATAGAAACACACAAATCAACACCACCGCATTTGTTGAAGTCATCATTTCTTTATTGTATGCGACAAAAAAGTTCTACTTAACTCTCTCATTTATTCTTGAATGATTATATATggagttaaaaaaaatgagacAGAGATGTCATATTCTTCAGACCTCTTTTTGTTCATACCATGTATTTGTATCcagaaattcataaaatatttacaaatagtTGATTTGAAGCCAGTTATTATTTGACGTTAATTTGAGATCATTGTAAGAAACTCATAAACTTTAAAACCTGAATCCTCCTCTGATTGCTTGCCCGGCTGCTCCACGTTCTAACTCAAAGGTTGCTCAAAGAAATTggcaaaggaaaaatcaaatcAGTAAAATCACTCAAATCAGAATTTTACTTTGTTGATCTTTAGGGTAGAGATTTGcataatttaaattataaatatattgcGTAACTTGATTTAATTTTAGAATGTTGTTAATTATATGTACATCTTCGCAAACATGGCTACCTATATTTAAAGGCAGAAACAGTATAATTCAATCATATGATTATATGAAAAGCTTACTCACATATCTGAAAAGCTTAAAGGATGCAATAATCTAGTTCTCTCTTTGATGCATATGTCCAGAATATTAGCAGAAGTACCGAGGACTCTCTCTGTCTCTCTTTCGGCTAGTTAAGAATCTTTGATGGAtttgttattaaa
Coding sequences within it:
- the LOC132035250 gene encoding putative F-box/kelch-repeat protein At1g12870; amino-acid sequence: MALECFTQVLGSLFDKICRGECDDDDQLAETFRSLPDCLIIDILTRLPIRTLARCRRDCRDLRALISSHYFTTLHLSRARPLLLLHHDNLYLSSKADKHLYVSFANKHKPGELTYLSPQPLLKWGPCYYSPYIVYSCQGALLFMSNSWRTSSRRPATKYYVLNPITLEEVFVHHTHEPGRLCALYFSREFKLLYAQIRGSFCQYLVYIFKTRTWRKIRSSANFNFLPYSSSTVVNGALHWIIYADLEKKGLTYSCQNNGIIVSTIDKEELSVKPHPGSVCNTVKEHKMMTLFVKENHLSFCHLLFPEPAVDIWILDDYEMWAWNKRYKVKIPVGFPYGGEVPINMYQKIKLFYNQDGELLLYFLDSGFLYFYNLDHKTGNVVTLPNGLHAFGAYIKSVLPIA